From a single Erpetoichthys calabaricus chromosome 1, fErpCal1.3, whole genome shotgun sequence genomic region:
- the LOC114644890 gene encoding general transcription factor II-I repeat domain-containing protein 2-like, with protein sequence MTKRKGENRTFWDRWETEYMFTYLKDRPVCLVCGANVSVPKEYNLRRHYETKHQDMYKDLDTTQRSQKVEEMKRGLVSQQNMFKKATAQNEAAVKVSYIVAEEIAKSTRSFNEGEFIKKIMLKVCDQVCPEKKQAFSNVSLSRNTIAERICDLATNLHDQLMEKGKDFVSFSLAVDESTDASDTAQLSVFIRGVDSKMCVTEELLGFKSMHGTTTGTDIFEEVCKCVTEINLPWDKLVGLTTDGAPAMSGKKNGLVGRMREKMREENCAGELSVYHCIIHQESLCAKALKMEHVMTTVTQVVNFIRAKGLNHREFKSFLEEFGSEHTDVPYHTEVRWLSRGKVLNRFFELREEICQFLQSKGKDTAELQEQKFMCELAFLSDIASHLDALNLQLQGRGRIITEMYSSVKAFKAKLCLWENQLLQGNLGHFPCCQTINTQISTAVCAQFAEKLSVLGAEFNRRFGDFDGQKWRFELLSNPFAVDVEKAPTNIQMELIELQCDDTLKSKYDAVGAAQFPQHIPDTMPQLRTQAAQLLSMFGSTYLCEQLFSSMKMTKTSHRARLTDEHLRSIMKVASAQSLSPDTDELASKKRCQVSGLNTPC encoded by the coding sequence ATGACGAAAAGGAAGggagaaaacagaactttttgggaCAGGTGGGAGACAGAATATATGTTTACGTATCTGAAAGACagacctgtttgtctcgtttgtGGAGCCAACGTGTCGGTACCTAAGGAGTACAACCTTAGGCGACACTATGAAACGAAACATCAGGACATGTACAAGGACCTGGACACGACTCAAAGGAGCCAGAAAGTAGAGGAGATGAAGAGAGGGTTGGTTTcacaacaaaatatgttcaaaaaagcCACAGCACAAAACGAGGCTGCTGTAAAGGTGAGTTATATCGTGGCAGAAGAAATCGCCAAATCAACCCGATCCTTTAATGagggagaatttattaaaaagataatgctgAAAGTTTGTGACCAAGTGTGCCCAGAGAAAAAACAGGCCTTTTCAAACGTAAGCCTGAGCAGGAACACAATAGCGGAGCGCATATGTGATCTTGCCACCAATCTGCATGACCAGCTGATGGAAAAGGggaaagattttgtttctttttccctcgcTGTGGACGAGAGCACTGACGCGTCTGATACTGCGCAGCTGTCAGTCTTCATCCGCGGTGTCGACTCAAAAATGTGTGTTACGGAGGAGCTTTTGGGATTTAAATCCATGCATGGCACAACCACAGGGACGGACATTTTTGAGGAGGTTTGCAAATGTGTAACTGAAATAAACCTGCCGTGGGATAAACTCGTGGGATTAACCACTGATGGTGCGCCAGCGATGAGTGGTAAAAAGAATGGTCTGGTGGGCAGGATGCGTGAAAAGATGCGGGAAGAGAACTGTGCAGGTGAGCTATCGGTTTATCACTGCATTATACATCAAGAGTCACTGTGTGCTAAAGCCCTAAAGATGGAACATGTTATGACCACAGTAACACAAGTTGTTAACTTTATAAGAGCCAAAGGTCTGAATCACCGCGAGTTTAAGTCTTTTCTGGAAGAGTTTGGTTCGGAACACACAGACGTGCCGTATCACACAGAGGTGAGATGGTTAAGCCGCGGAAAAGTACTGAACAGATTTTTCGAGCTGCGTGAAGAAATATGTCAGTTTCTGCAAAGCAAAGGGAAGGACACAGCAGAACTCCAGGAGCAAAAGTTTATGTGTGAGCTGGCCTTTCTGTCTGACATTGCAAGCCATCTTGATGCGctgaacctgcagctacaggggcgGGGCCGCATCATCACCGAGATGTACTCGTCAGTGAAAGCTTTTAAAGCTAAACTCTGCCTGTGGGAGAATCAGCTGCTGCAAGGAAACCTTGGCCATTTCCCCTGTTGCCAAACCATAAATACGCAGATCTCTACCGCCGTGTGCGCACAGTTTGCTGAAAAACTCAGTGTACTCGGCGCTGAGTTTAACCGACGATTTGGCGACTTTGATGGTCAGAAATGGAGATTTGAACTGCTTAGTAATCCCTTCGCAGTCGATGTGGAAAAAGCACCAACTAACATTCAAATGGAGCTGATTGAACTCCAGTGTGATGACACGCTGAAGTCAAAGTATGATGCTGTTGGCGCCGCACAGTTTCCACAACACATCCCTGACACAATGCCTCAGCTCCGCACCCAAGCTGCTCAATTGCTCTCCATGTTCGgcagcacttacctttgtgagcaactTTTCTCCTCAATGAAGATGACGAAAACATCTCACAGGGCACGTCTCACTGATGAACACCTTCGTTCGATAATGAAGGTTGCCTCAGCTCAAAGCCTGAGCCCCGACACTGATGAACTAGCATCCAAGAAAAGATGCCAGGTGTCTGGCTTGAACACACCATGTTAG